One region of Coregonus clupeaformis isolate EN_2021a chromosome 31, ASM2061545v1, whole genome shotgun sequence genomic DNA includes:
- the LOC121547267 gene encoding autism susceptibility gene 2 protein-like isoform X2: MEGPSRSSGFRQSRRSRSQRDRERRRRRVDLAEQRATSASSGSEKELCGPGSVLGPGGRECRPGFPGPRHRPPRRRKRESVYCEEDIIDGFSIASFISFEALEMDCSMKPTQRAAMLMGRGRKRKRGPEENGKGPLSEPEEGAPPSFSRSCCNRNRKKRRKTECGGILFLETGYICDTESESADKASDSDMGPIFTVSTRKVLEPIPVSMASMGKGCPTLLLPGRCGLSRLAVTPRVSGLERSQERSLEPPYPEPLSTSSSCLPSLSPAMVARPGNGLHHRAHHNPSPPRFKHKSFLTFPGRHPSIYSMGINNRNGTSVKPQSSSAASSSLSMRPPTPSSSMSMSLIRGPGSSVSLHPPSRAGSGAMFTPSPGLPPPPPLLTSHSGADQDLLRHGLNSHFLASQDREGRRSVPGAELNGGGPGRSTPGGPSGASPSSGSSGRSSQAQPGIQPLAFQFHQHNHQHQHTHTHQHFTPFLHPTASAPPPQHLFEKYGKMEGLYRNTYPPPPVPGIQPVLPPTGPFSSLQGAFQPKPLVPQGTSPEMTARLGVVPHHLQPKDPMLTDPFGTSLKVSNKPGKWCAMHVRVAWMILRHQKKVKLMQADPHKLDFRSEMLARLPGAGGLVTLGPLGGGLPSAHDLNRPASLFTATDPYGRSPPFTPLGALGSGAFGGLGSPTLANSSVFGHKEPPAVGGLPNPHDPWNRLHGGPPPLAGPSWAKGAEKRDERDTGKDMERRDIIHIKDEKDRDNMLYGRQPVQMSPVAPALKLQQHCSSTPVSHINGHGGPLGGPGGLTEDLTRRDGDKRLLLSVSSRPPPLGSSFSAAAADRDRPRSSSSSVLTTPPPSGPGAPSPLDLYPRQQPSVLHGLHSEPTHSSQREGGPPASSCSSATVTSLPQGKKPDRTTTPVPKPPPLFPPVKVKEERKEEPEIVPISLPPPLPPSHNYDRPNSRPHHHRSGTPSSSLSLTPTPAVPLPPPTPHNHHLSLLERSRAQAAIEAYLGSTQGAGGIVVGPGGERFSTHPHGPPQGHGQHPHSFPWDPWRELAAQQQQQQRRETMALRSDPHLALRSDPHLARLLQAQHAQRFLEAERAAALAAAVAANNPHHHPPTSTSSVRQEFGLMAHHFDRPPQLGPPGGGLMDEQQRAQILREDFERARYFGMHAHPHLSGSHLPPGSHAAHLEQLHAGMLSHSHLHQPGASNPSPHHPGLYSRLGPLHAHHVPNGILAKTPAGLVGALSVGAPPPLIPSVTSRSSTPTRRLGGPGDLALYSSHKEGESR, encoded by the exons ATGGAAGGTCCGAGTCGAAGCAGTGGGTTCAGACAGAGCCGACGCTCCCGTTCTCAACGAGACCGAGAGCGGCGCAGGAGAAGAGTAGACCTTGCTGAGCAGCGGGCCACATCTGCCTCCTCGGGCTCGGAAAAGGAGCTTTGCGGGCCAGGATCTGTACTCGGTCCTGGAGGTAGAGAATGTCGACCAGGGTTCCCCGGCCCCAGACACAGGCCTCCTCGGCGGAGGAAGCGAGAGTCTGTGTACTGCGAGGAGGACATCATCGATGGCTTCTCAATTGCCAGCTTCATCAGCTTTGAGGCCCTGGAG ATGGACTGCTCCATGAAGCCTACCCAGCGTGCCGCCATGCTCATGggaagggggaggaagaggaagaggggccCGGAGGAGAATGGCAAAGGGCCCCTCTCAGAGCCCGAGGAAGGGGCCCCACCTAGCTTCTCCCGCAGCTGTTGTAATAGGAATAGAAAGAAGAGAAGAAAGACTGAG TGTGGGGGCATCCTGTTCTTGGAGACTGGCTACATC TGTGACACAGAGAGCGAGTCAGCAGATAAG GCCTCCGACAGTGACATGGGGCCAATATTCACTGTCAGCACCAGGAAAG TTTTGGAACCGATTCCTGTGAGCATGGCCTCTATGGGCAAAGGCTGCCCTACACTACTGCTACCAGGCCGCTGTGGCCTCTCCCGGCTGGCGGTCACCCCGCGTGTCTCTGGCCTGGAGCGCAGCCAGGAGAGGAGCCTGGAGCCGCCTTACCCCGAGCccctgtctacctcctcctcctgcctgccGTCCCTCTCCCCGGCCATGGTCGCACGGCCCGGAAATGGCCTTCACCACCGCGCCCACCACAACCCCAGCCCGCCGCGCTTCAAACACAAGTCCTTCCTCACCTTCCCCGGGCGACACCCATCCATTTACAGCATGGGCATCAACAACAG GAACGGTACCTCAGTCAAGCCCCAATCCTCGTCTGCTGCTTCTTCCTCGTTGTCTATGCGACCCCCAACTCCCTCTTCCAGTATGTCGATGTCCCTAATTAGAGGTCCAGGGTCGTCAGTATCTCTGCACCCCCCTTCACGtgctggctctggtgccatgttCACCCCCTCCCCTGGGcttccccctccacctcctctcctcacttccCACTCAGGAGCAG ACCAGGACCTGCTGCGCCATGGCCTGAACTCTCACTTCCTGGCCTCGCAGGATCGCGAGGGCCGCCGCAGTGTCCCTGGGGCTGAGCTCAACGGTGGCGGGCCAGGCCGCTCTACTCCCGGAGGTCCATCGGGGGCCAGCCCCAGCTCGGGCTCCTCAGGCCGCTCCTCTCAGGCCCAGCCCGGAATCCAGCCCCTGGCCTTCCAGTTCCACCAGCACAACCACCAGCACCAGCATACACATACGCACCAACATTTCACCCCCTTCCTGCACCCCACCGCCTCCGCACCACCGCCTCAGCACCTG TTTGAGAAATATGGGAAGATGGAGGGGCTCTACAGAAACACT TACCCTCCTCCCCCAGTGCCAGGCATCCAGCCCGTCCTTCCTCCCACTGGGCCCTTCAGCTCTCTGCAAGGAGCCTTCCAGCCTAAG CCTCTTGTCCCCCAGGGAACAAGTCCTGAGATGACAGCTCGACTGGGGGTTGTGCCTCACCACCTGCAGCCCAAAGACCCCATG ctAACTGATCCATTTGGGACATCGCTGAAAGTCAGTAAT AAACCAGGGAAGTGGTGTGCTATGCATGTACGTGTGGCGTGGATGATTCTGAGACATCAGAAGAAAGTGAAG CTGATGCAGGCTGATCCGCACAAGCTGGACTTCCGTAGCGAGATGCTGGCTCGTCTTCCGGGGGCCGGGGGCCTGGTCACACTGGGGCCCCTTGGAGGTGGCCTCCCCTCTGCCCACGACCTGAACCGACCTGCCAGCCTCTTTACAGCCACTG ATCCGTACGGCCGGTCACCTCCGTTCACCCCTCTCGGAGCCCTGGGCTCTGGTGCCTTCGGGGGACTGGGCAGCCCTACGCTGG CTAACAGCTCAGTGTTTGGTCACAAGGAGCCTCCTGCGGTCGGGGGCTTACCCAACCCTCATGACCCCTGGAACCGACTGCACGGTGGGCCTCCCCCCTTGGCTGGCCCTAGCTGGGCCAAGGGGGCTGAGAAGAGAGACGAGCGGGACACGGGAAAGGACATGGAGAGGAGAGACATTATTCACATCAAAGACGAGAAAGACAG AGACAATATGCTATATGGTCGTCAACCTGTGCAGATGTCTCCGGTGGCCCCGGCCCTCAAGCTCCAGCAGCACTGCAGCAGCACCCCCGTCTCCCACATCAATGGGCACGGGGGCCCTCTGGGAGGCCCCGGCGGTCTCACTGAGGATCTGACACGCAGAGACGGAGACAAGAGACTGCTCCTCTCGGTCTCCTCCAGGCCGCCTCCTCTAGGCTCTTCATTCTCAGCAGCtgcagcagacagagacagacctcgctcctcctcttcctctgtgctGACGACTCCCCCGCCCTCGGGACCCGGCGCCCCCTCCCCCTTGGATCTGTACCCCCGTCAGCAGCCCTCAGTGCTGCACGGCCTCCACAGCGAACCCACCCACTCCTCACAAAGAGAGGGAGGCCCACCTGCCTCATCCTGTTCCTCAGCCACGGTCACCTCACTGCCCCAGGGCAAGAAGCCTGACCGAACCACCACCCCGGTGCCCAAGCCTCCCCCCCTCTTTCCCCCAGTCAAGGTCAAGGAGGAGCGGAAGGAGGAACCGGAGATCGTGCCAATCTCCTTGCCGCCGCCTCTGCCCCCCAGCCACAACTACGACCGCCCCAACAGCCGCCCTCACCACCACCGCTCCGGcaccccctcttcttctctctctctgactcccacGCCCGCGGTGCCCCTACCTCCTCCCACCCCGCACAACCATCACCTCTCCCTCCTGGAGCGCTCCCGAGCGCAGGCTGCCATTGAGGCCTACCTGGGGAGCACACAAGGTGCTGGGGGGATAGTAGTGGGTCCAGGGGGAGAGAGGTTCTCCACCCACCCCCACGGCCCACCCCAGGGGCACGGCCAGCACCCCCACAGCTTCCCATGGGACCCATGGAGGGAGCTGGCCgcccaacagcagcagcagcaacgccGAGAGACCATGGCCCTGCGTTCGGACCCCCACCTGGCGCTGCGCTCAGACCCCCACCTGGCCCGGCTGCTCCAGGCCCAGCACGCCCAGCGCTTCCTGGAGGCCGAGAGGGCGGCGGCCTTGGCGGCAGCGGTAGCTGCCAACAACCCTCACCACCACCCTCCTACCTCTACCTCCTCGGTCCGCCAGGAGTTTGGCCTAATGGCCCACCACTTTGACCGCCCTCCCCAGCTGGGGCCCCCAGGTGGCGGCCTCATGGATGAGCAGCAGCGCGCCCAGATCCTAAGAGAAGACTTTGAAAGGGCACGCTACTTCGGGATGCATGCTCACCCGCACCTCTCGGGCTCCCACCTCCCACCGGGTTCTCACGCAGCCCACCTGGAGCAGCTGCATGCCGGGATGCTCTCCCACTCACATCTCCATCAGCCTGGAGCCTCCAAcccctctccccaccaccccggcCTCTACTCCCGCCTGGGGCCTCTCCACGCTCACCACGTGCCAAATGGCATCCTGGCCAAGACCCCTGCTGGCCTGGTCGGGGCACTGTCCGTAGGCGCCCCCCCTCCACTCATTCCATCTGTGACCAGCAGGTCTTCGACCCCGACCCGTAGACTGGGTGGGCCCGGGGACTTGGCACTGTACAGCTCTCACAAAGAAGGCGAGTCCAGATAG